In a genomic window of Chitinivibrionales bacterium:
- the proB gene encoding glutamate 5-kinase, with amino-acid sequence MRLNQMDRKTFYDLVTPQSTIAVKIGSRILSSPTKAASVKRIRTLVEDIVELKKKNVSVVLISSGAIAHGMHALGLSKRPTEIPLQQACASIGQHHLMQMYDSLFAPYHIVTGQVLLTWDDLRDKTRYLNLRNTLFHLLNRMVIPVVNENDSVGIEEIRFGDNDTLGAQIAMCINAGMYIILTDVDGLYEGNPHACRNARQIPVVPRITPEIRKLVMEKKSTISVGGMATKLGAAEMVTRAGIPALIGNGYSRRLSALLSEAKAGTLFMPSERKMKSRQRWIAFAGKSRGTLRIDTGACSAITRKGKSLLPAGIKNVSGTFKSGDTVEIHDEKRTLLARGLTNYSSEEIKLICGRNSSEISSRLGQKSFDEVIHRDNMVLMQ; translated from the coding sequence ATGAGATTAAACCAAATGGATAGGAAAACGTTTTACGATCTTGTCACTCCGCAATCAACTATTGCGGTGAAAATCGGAAGCCGTATATTGTCGTCTCCTACTAAAGCGGCCAGTGTGAAACGCATACGCACCCTTGTGGAAGATATCGTCGAATTAAAGAAAAAAAATGTCAGCGTTGTTCTGATATCTTCAGGCGCAATCGCCCACGGGATGCATGCCCTCGGCCTCTCAAAACGCCCCACAGAGATTCCTCTTCAACAGGCCTGTGCCAGCATTGGCCAGCACCATCTTATGCAAATGTACGACTCCTTGTTTGCCCCATATCACATTGTAACGGGACAGGTATTGCTTACCTGGGATGACCTCCGCGATAAAACGCGATATTTGAACCTGCGTAACACGCTGTTTCATCTGCTCAACCGTATGGTGATACCCGTGGTAAATGAAAATGATTCGGTAGGAATCGAAGAAATACGATTTGGCGACAATGATACACTGGGCGCACAAATTGCAATGTGTATCAACGCAGGAATGTACATCATTCTCACCGATGTGGACGGCTTATATGAGGGCAATCCCCATGCCTGCCGTAATGCACGCCAAATACCGGTCGTTCCCCGCATAACGCCTGAAATCCGGAAGCTGGTTATGGAAAAAAAGAGTACGATAAGTGTCGGAGGCATGGCCACGAAACTGGGAGCGGCAGAGATGGTCACACGGGCAGGAATCCCTGCCCTTATCGGTAATGGTTATTCCCGACGTCTATCGGCACTCCTCTCCGAGGCAAAGGCAGGAACGCTTTTTATGCCTTCAGAGAGAAAAATGAAATCCCGGCAACGGTGGATCGCCTTCGCCGGAAAATCCCGGGGGACTCTCAGGATCGATACAGGCGCCTGTTCAGCAATTACCCGTAAAGGTAAAAGCCTCCTACCGGCAGGGATCAAAAATGTTTCGGGGACATTTAAAAGCGGTGATACAGTGGAAATTCACGATGAAAAGCGGACCCTTCTCGCCCGGGGGCTGACAAATTATTCATCTGAAGAAATCAAACTGATTTGTGGGCGCAATTCTTCGGAAATATCGTCACGATTAGGCCAGAAATCCTTTGATGAAGTCATTCATCGGGATAATATGGTCCTTATGCAATGA
- a CDS encoding glutamate-5-semialdehyde dehydrogenase, producing MAKQSPQKIVDKLAGEAKDAALQLQSASQRKVNKALTTMATLCIRKKAVIQKENRKDLAAAKKKGLSDAMINRLTLSDKVINSMVEGLKVVSKLSTPIGRKFDRRVRPNKLEIYKMKVPIGVVGIIYESRPNVTVDAAAICLKSQNAVILRGGSEAIHSNRILTDLFSQALRTAGLPKAAVQIIPITDRAAVNELLQRDDHIDVIIPRGGEALIKTVVENSRIPVIKHYKGVCHVYISKRADMEKAMPIAVNAKVQRPGVCNAMETLLLDAGLSHKKKHALIEALLENNVTLCGDKESRKLSPRIKAATKADWEAEYLDLRLAVKIVDGVAGAIDHINTFGSHHTDAIVSESKKEIDLFRTQIDSSSVMVNASTRFSDGGEYGMGCEIGISTDKLHARGPMGVEDLVTYKWIAEGNGQIRE from the coding sequence ATGGCCAAACAGTCCCCCCAAAAAATAGTTGACAAATTAGCAGGAGAGGCAAAAGATGCCGCATTACAGCTTCAATCGGCTTCCCAGCGTAAAGTAAATAAAGCTCTTACCACAATGGCCACGCTGTGTATCCGAAAAAAAGCAGTTATACAAAAAGAAAACAGGAAAGATCTGGCTGCTGCAAAGAAAAAAGGACTTTCGGATGCGATGATAAACCGTCTCACCCTGTCGGATAAGGTAATCAATTCTATGGTGGAAGGACTCAAGGTAGTATCGAAACTGTCGACGCCAATTGGCCGAAAATTCGACCGTCGAGTCCGTCCCAACAAATTGGAAATATACAAAATGAAAGTTCCTATTGGAGTTGTCGGTATTATCTATGAATCACGTCCCAATGTTACGGTTGATGCCGCTGCTATTTGCCTGAAATCGCAAAATGCCGTTATTCTCCGTGGAGGATCCGAGGCGATCCATTCCAATCGAATTCTTACCGATCTTTTTTCACAGGCTTTACGTACAGCAGGACTTCCAAAAGCGGCGGTGCAAATTATTCCGATCACCGACCGTGCAGCAGTAAATGAACTCCTGCAAAGAGACGACCATATCGATGTGATTATCCCGCGGGGAGGTGAAGCCCTTATTAAAACCGTTGTGGAAAATTCAAGGATACCGGTGATTAAACATTATAAAGGCGTATGTCACGTTTATATATCAAAAAGGGCCGATATGGAAAAGGCGATGCCCATCGCCGTCAATGCAAAAGTACAACGCCCCGGTGTATGCAATGCCATGGAAACGCTGCTTCTGGATGCCGGGCTTTCACACAAGAAAAAACATGCGCTTATTGAAGCCTTGCTTGAAAATAATGTTACTTTATGTGGTGATAAAGAAAGCCGAAAATTATCTCCCCGCATAAAGGCCGCGACTAAAGCAGACTGGGAAGCCGAATATCTCGATCTACGACTGGCCGTAAAGATTGTTGATGGTGTAGCGGGCGCAATCGATCATATCAATACATTTGGATCTCACCATACAGATGCGATTGTCAGTGAATCGAAAAAGGAAATCGATCTCTTTCGCACCCAGATCGATTCATCATCCGTAATGGTTAACGCCAGCACCCGTTTTTCCGACGGTGGTGAATATGGTATGGGATGTGAGATCGGTATCTCCACCGATAAACTTCATGCCCGTGGTCCCATGGGTGTTGAAGATCTTGTCACCTATAAATGGATCGCAGAGGGTAACGGCCAAATCAGAGAATAA
- the hisI gene encoding phosphoribosyl-AMP cyclohydrolase, with the protein MSSVDDVKFNDQGLVPVIAQDAKSNEVLMLAYMNKETLQETLDTGNMVYYSRSRQTRWRKGETSGHLQTVQSAHLDCDGDTLLFKIHQEGGACHKGYVSCFFRTREDDAWNITGKKIEE; encoded by the coding sequence ATGAGTTCAGTTGACGACGTTAAATTTAACGATCAGGGATTAGTACCGGTAATAGCCCAGGATGCAAAAAGTAATGAAGTTCTCATGTTGGCATATATGAATAAGGAAACACTCCAGGAGACTCTGGATACCGGTAATATGGTTTATTATTCCCGTAGTAGACAGACCCGCTGGCGCAAAGGAGAAACCTCCGGACATCTTCAGACGGTCCAGAGTGCGCATCTTGACTGCGACGGCGATACATTACTTTTTAAAATTCATCAGGAAGGCGGAGCGTGTCATAAAGGATATGTATCATGTTTTTTTCGCACCCGGGAAGACGATGCCTGGAATAT